A single window of Debaryomyces hansenii CBS767 chromosome F complete sequence DNA harbors:
- a CDS encoding DEHA2F26686p (weakly similar to CA3218|IPF10005 Candida albicans IPF10005), producing MLSRSASETPAIRTGSFTPGPSHMNTSITWVKDWYSPDINNTSFQNNGGSFEPHSIKLKGWHKTSVDSNNNPAVKFDSADTLDLNNWKYYEEVVIMNHLGDDGVSGNGTSEGVPENGISEDNAVSKDELSSALSIKNQDEEIVSLSGITDT from the coding sequence atgcTATCACGAAGTGCTTCGGAAACACCTGCTATAAGAACTGGATCATTTACCCCAGGACCAAGTCATATGAATACTTCAATTACATGGGTCAAAGATTGGTACAGTCCGgatataaataatacatcatttcaaaataacGGAGGTAGCTTTGAACCTCATAGTATAAAATTGAAGGGATGGCATAAGACTAGCGTTGATTCGAACAATAATCCGGCTGTGAAATTTGATTCTGCTGATACTTTAGACTTAAATAACTGGAAGTATTATGAAGAAGTGGTAATTATGAACCATTTGGGCGATGATGGCGTCTCTGGAAATGGTACAAGTGAAGGTGTCCCTGAGAATGGCATAAGTGAAGATAATGCTGTATCGAAAGATGAGTTGAGTTCAGCCTTAAGCATCAAAAATCaagacgaagaaattgTTTCATTATCAGGCATTACAGACACCTAA
- a CDS encoding DEHA2F26664p (similar to CA4666|IPF6542 Candida albicans IPF6542) — MPIKESNSSSVEKEANALKAQNPNQHNQEVNSNGKSIPGKLDPQKLFDLVSKNYDTWSQVMSKQFKEEENFSPFPKDESMDKNSQPIFNYTLLEALEKASSDFSEKANDTNIKDGKKVIPSNEQQVKEKSPQAIGEVGSSNVEKTSSTSCESLLKESEINFLRNKITQMIASNNFSINNYKTPKREGFSLYDTQDEEGLHDGNTDQFYDDEQDDYDLEEVQDDFSYDYLGQRRIEVELNTAPECETHGFEECDCPIFHTGRGGEYRNGSYGFDEDEDGPSCEFTFEYDNKGKLVPTYSNVEEKLRLMNLESRISTNSNRNNLQLPSINEINAGGSQNADNSSSKSKKKNKKKKRSNSNTTNSKQSKPVSDSHPNPNVHSNPVFGSCCLFCEYEVIYGSKPRQMIKWYDQRVQKEEQRRLEIKTKLENAKSRALKKQRELRQKQLQQNSLEQPPSHTKTEINTIPSSPKDETQLSNLEVHNVHK, encoded by the coding sequence ATGCCTATTAAAGAATCGAATTCTAGTCTGGTGGAGAAGGAAGCAAACGCACTTAAAGCACAAAACCCCAATCAACATAACCAAGAGGTGAATAGTAATGGTAAAAGTATACCGGGTAAGCTTGATCCGCAAAAGCTATTTGACTTGGTTTCCAAAAACTATGATACCTGGCTGCAGGTAATGAGTAAGCAGTTCAAAGAGGAAGAAAATTTTCTGCCGTTTCCTAAAGATGAATCGATGGATAAAAATTCACAACCGATTTTCAATTACACCTTGTTAGAGGCCTTGGAGAAGGCATCTTCAGATTTTTCAGAAAAAGCGAATGATACAAATATAAAGGATGGTAAGAAAGTCATACCGAGTAACGAGCAACAAGTCAAAGAGAAATCGCCACAGGCCATTGGCGAGGTGGGAAGTTCAAACGTTGAAAAGACTTCTTCGACGTCGTGTGAATCTCTATTGAAGGAATCTGAAATTAACTTTCTTCGGAACAAAATAACACAAATGATAGCatcgaataatttttcgatAAATAATTACAAGACCCCAAAACGAGAAGGATTCTCACTTTATGATACACAGGATGAAGAAGGATTGCACGACGGCAATACGGATCAGTTCTATGATGATGAACAggatgattatgatttgGAAGAGGTTCAAGATGACTTTCTGTATGATTATTTGGGTCAACGCCGTATTGAAGTTGAACTAAATACAGCACCTGAATGTGAAACACACGGGTTTGAAGAATGCGATTGTCCAATCTTTCACACAGGGAGAGGAGGTGAATATCGTAATGGCTCATATGgttttgatgaagatgaagacggCCCGTCTTGTGAGTTCACGTTTgaatatgataataaagGAAAACTAGTGCCCACGTATAGTAATGtggaagaaaaattaaggttaatgaatttggaatctagaatttcaacaaatagTAATCGTAATAACTTGCAATTACCGTCGATAAACGAAATAAATGCTGGCGGGTCTCAGAATGCAGACAATTCGTCATCAAAAagcaaaaagaagaataagaagaaaaaaagatCCAATTCCAATACAACTAACTCAAAGCAATCAAAACCAGTTTCGGATTCACACCCTAACCCAAATGTACATAGCAATCCTGTCTTTGGTTCATGTTGCTTGTTTTGCGAGTACGAGGTAATATATGGCTCGAAGCCTCGCCAGATGATAAAATGGTACGATCAGAGAGTCCAAAAAGAAGAGCAAAGAAGACtagaaataaaaacaaAGCTTGAAAATGCCAAGCTGAGAGCTTTAAAGAAGCAAAGAGAGTTGAGGCAGAAGCAATTACAACAGAATAGCTTAGAACAACCACCTTCGCATACAAAAACAGAAATTAATACCATTCCAAGCAGCCCCAAGGATGAGACTCAACTCAGTAATTTGGAAGTACACAATGTTCATAAATAG
- a CDS encoding DEHA2F26730p (some similarities with CA3220|IPF10001 Candida albicans IPF10001), which produces MSPNIFDTSSSQKDTIIILHQYATSSINYLYTNRHDIYVISNLNIFEKHLRTQLSQDTLGKVTIITVLSNIEAFISTMVFLNSFDNDEGRLQNKNQFAEEYAYYLKEMQYGNDTGGYDLDEAELNFPPGHCDVPLPFELVVVLDNVDLKNDHLSPRSVFLQQLLRFVSLKHGGTFVCTSNTQALMTNEKIILSFLSQIGHHDITQTQRIQQSRTTPEPIAIYESDQSGNNGNVQVRLLSPKGWDSWNKIQILATSAIHEKDNLKYHILANENEFNKLNLMYNAYIDSINSHVDQNTAEHRTAEECKNDLFSLLFPDHNNSKKTHEIQKKQSISLEEVLEKLQSGS; this is translated from the coding sequence ATGAGCCCGAACATTTTTGATACAAGCTCTTCACAGAAGGAtactataataatattacatCAATATGCAACACTGTctataaattatttgtataCAAATAGGCATGATATCTACGTCATTTCCAATTTAAACATCTTCGAAAAACATCTTAGGACACAATTATCACAGGATACACTTGGAAAAGTAACCATAATAACAGTTCTTAGTAATATCGAAGCATTTATACTGACAATGGTATTTCTCAATTCATTTGATAACGATGAAGGAAGGCTACAAAACAAGAATCAATTTGCAGAAGAATACGCTTACTACTTAAAAGAAATGCAATATGGAAATGATACTGGCGGGTACGATTTAGATGAAGCGGAATTGAACTTTCCACCCGGGCATTGTGATGTACCTTTACCGTTTGAGTTAGTTGTGGTGCTTGATAATGTGGACCTTAAGAATGATCACTTATCACCCAGAAGCGTATTTTTACAACAATTACTTAGATTCGTATCCTTAAAACATGGCGGTACTTTTGTATGTACATCGAACACACAAGCACTCATGACAAACgagaaaataattttgagtTTTTTGCTGCAAATTGGTCATCATGACATAACCCAAACCCAACGAATCCAACAGAGTAGGACTACTCCTGAGCCAATTGCTATTTATGAATCGGATCAAAGCGGGAATAACGGAAATGTGCAAGTACGTCTCTTGTCACCGAAAGGATGGGATTCATGGAacaaaatacaaatattgGCTACATCCGCAATCCATGAAAAGGACAACTTAAAGTACCATATACttgcaaatgaaaatgaatttaataaactCAATTTGATGTACAATGCTTACATTGACTCTATAAATTCCCATGTCGACCAAAATACAGCTGAACATCGCACGGCCGAAGAATGCaagaatgatttattttcattgttaTTCCCCGATCACAACAATTCCAAGAAAACTCATGAAATacagaagaaacaaagTATATCACTCGAAGAAGTGTTGGAGAAACTACAATCTGGATCATAG
- a CDS encoding DEHA2F26708p (some similarities with uniprot|P53331 Saccharomyces cerevisiae YGR276C RNH70 3' exoribonuclease) has protein sequence MPEVEANDPLSKNTARLSISIANLEEEENPRHSVAEFLKASDGSRRDSAVSITSVNEETDVDTSLLGFKDKYEGSKQPNNKERSKRRRSSTSSVTSNNNKNSSLKSDNKIHKKKLKKSQEPPTFELVTSASADKKHPSIKKLSLTNIRDLIIHIFNKDLNHNLSWIRLKQITEIKKVVFCFVPGLVTDEFLEPTSTYRDDKFVPMCETLKTEGLGFFNENFDSLIQVTAPGSKDSLFSALHTLTNVPLTKKEKKDQIDSSRKAKLTVWNLLLSKEDMVQNNYPIHSNLVENDEHLNNVDSCEWVQTRQFDHEGSHTFALDCEFCQAASGKVLTRISLINFQGDVVIDSLVKPDEVITDYLTKYSGITEAKLEGITTNIKDIQEKILSIVSTDDILIGHSLESDLNVMHIKHPRIIDTALVFEHHRGPPSKPSLKWLSEKYLSRSIQEGENAGNGHSSVEDAKACLDLIKVKLQEGEYFGKNMNETSLFERINKDRLNVKNSISHDPINSLFIDYTPVRDADTKGSQNQLQKVQVSNDDEAIDHLANNVDRTDLTLLKLRELEFNKGWSPIPKTYDGYIGLSDNQSESSVDSAEDKNHLFRKLDERLTRIYSVLPENTMLIVCSPSGDPREMIRLQNVRKKFQCLEREGVDVSTIPEEDNWNFEKQCELQQAVNLARRAMCFICLKQANQKN, from the coding sequence ATGCCAGAAGTCGAAGCAAACGACCCACTAAGTAAAAATACTGCCAGGCTTTCAATTTCGATTGCTAacttggaagaagaagaaaatccTCGTCACCTGGTGGCAGAGTTTTTAAAGGCATCTGATGGAAGTAGACGAGACTCAGCGGTTTCAATCACGTCTGTAAACGAAGAAACAGACGTCGACACATCTTTGCTTGGATTCAAGGACAAATATGAAGGATCAAAACAacctaataataaagaacGTTCAAAGAGAAGGAGGTCATCGACTTCGTCAGTCACATCCAACAATAACAAGAATAGCTCATTGAAATCTGACAACAAGATTCacaaaaagaaattaaaaaagtCCCAAGAACCGCCTACATTTGAGTTAGTTACAAGCGCAAGCGCCGATAAAAAGCATCCATCTATCAAGAAACTTTCACTTACTAATATCCGAGATCTAATCATTCACATTTTCAACAAAGACTTAAATCATAATTTATCCTGGATAAGATTAAAGCAAATAACAGAGATAAAGAAGGTGGTATTCTGCTTCGTCCCAGGGTTAGTCACGGACGAATTTTTAGAGCCAACTTCTACTTATCGAGATGATAAATTTGTACCTATGTGTGAGACGTTGAAAACTGAGGGACTAGGGTTTTTTAACGAAAATTTTGACTCATTGATTCAAGTAACCGCACCAGGTAGCAAAGATTCGTTATTCCTGGCGTTGCACACACTCACTAATGTACCGTTgacaaagaaagaaaagaaagatcAAATCGATAGCCTGAGGAAAGCTAAGTTGACAGTATGGAATCTTCTATTGAGCAAAGAAGACATGgttcaaaataattatcCTATTCATTCTAACCtagttgaaaatgatgaacaTCTTAATAATGTAGATTCATGTGAATGGGTGCAAACTAGGCAGTTCGACCATGAAGGGTCGCACACTTTTGCTTTGGATTGTGAATTTTGTCAGGCGGCATCAGGTAAGGTATTGACTCgtatatcattaataaatttccaAGGTGATGTTGTAATAGATCTGTTGGTCAAACCAGATGAAGTAATTACTGATTATCTCACTAAATATTCTGGAATTACAGAAGCTAAATTGGAGGGTATTACAACAAACATAAAAGATATTCAGGAGAAGATACTCAGTATTGTATCGACCGATGACATTTTAATAGGCCACTCATTGGAATCAGATTTGAACGTAATGCACATAAAGCACCccagaattattgatacaGCACTTGTATTTGAACATCATAGGGGCCCTCCTCTGAAACCCTCTTTGAAATGGCtttctgaaaaatatttaagtaGACTGATTCAAGAAGGTGAAAATGCAGGGAATGGCCACTCATCAGTAGAAGATGCAAAGGCATGCCTAGATTTAATTAAGGTGAAGTTACAAGAAGGtgaatattttggaaaaaatatgaatgaaACCTCATTGTTcgaaagaattaataaGGATCGTTTAAATGTAAAAAACAGCATATCCCATGATCCAATAAACTCCTTGTTCATAGATTATACCCCAGTTCGTGATGCAGATACTAAAGGttctcaaaatcaattgcaGAAGGTACAAGTTAGTAACGATGACGAAGCAATTGATCATCTTGCTAATAATGTAGATCGTACAGATTTAActcttttgaaattgagggaacttgaatttaataaggGCTGGTCACCAATTCCAAAGACATATGATGGGTACATTGGACTATCTGATAATCAATCTGAATCAAGTGTCGATTCAGCAGAAGATAAGAATCATTTATTTCGCAAGCTTGACGAAAGACTCACGAGAATATATTCTGTGTTACCAGAGAATACCATGTTGATTGTTTGTTCTCCCCTGGGTGACCCGAGGGAAATGATACGCTTACAAAATGTAAGAAAGAAGTTCCAGTGCTTGGAACGAGAGGGAGTTGATGTTTCTACTATACCAGAGGAGGATAACTGGAACTTTGAGAAACAATGTGAATTACAGCAAGCTGTTAATCTCGCCAGACGAGCTATGTGCTTTATCTGTTTGAAACAAGCTAAtcagaagaattaa
- a CDS encoding DEHA2F26642p (similar to uniprot|P53893 Saccharomyces cerevisiae YNL163C RIA1 Cytoplasmic GTPase involved in biogenesis of the 60S ribosome) yields the protein MKLSTETVNKLQSDASNIRNICILAHVDHGKTSLSDSLLATNGIISQRMAGKVRYLDSREDEQLRGITMEASAISLYFKVMRRKESKEGQAEPETEIKEHLINLIDSPGHIDFSSEVSTASRLCDGAVVLVDVVEGVCSQTINVLRQCWIDSLKPILVLNKIDRLVTEWKLTPLEAYQHLSRVIEQVNSVIGSFYAGERMEDDMIWREKGEIGEFIEKDDEDIYFSPEKNNVIFSSAVDGWAFSINTFAKIYSAKLGFSHNVLSKTLWGDFYLDMKNKKIIPGKKLKTTNNSAKPLFVSLILEQIWSIYEHCIMERNQEKLEKIIEKLGTQVNPRDLRSKEYKKLLNLIMSQWIPVSHALLGAVIESIPSPIIAQQKRIGKLLDECIYDAVDDTKEKSSLLDPAFEQAMLNCDSSDPENHTMAYVSKMISIPEEDLPKDVAAGAVLTAEEIMERGRKARELAKKASEAAAVLQDSRTQDEFSLPQQAKDPFEWEFEEDDFEEEETDEDDNLTTPETLIAFTRIYSGSLIKGQTITVVGPKYDPSIPNDHENNKDQISHNIEIKDLFLIMGKEFVKMDKVPAGNIVGVVGLDSIVLKNATLCSEIKDKPYVNLASSSTLIHNKPIMKVAVEPTNPSRLGKLERGLDMLSKADPILEWYVDDDSGEIIICVAGELHLERSLKDLEERFAKGCEVSVKEPVIPFREGLAIHQPDNRDEDEDEEIVLEGVDLDFDIFPLPIEVTKFLINNEAEIANMVNVSRKTASSSDSSLQFKERLITCFEESDDVDRIKQETGFRSLADLVDSIVSLGPKRVGPNVLIESKSNNNQMRRLFNKSTESTKFEFENNVLNGFQLAMNEGPLASESMQGVLVVLRKSETSQDVDIDESKVSNLPGRVITFTRDLIHQSFLSKAPRLFLAMYTCDIQASAEVLGKVYAVVQKRGGAIISEEMKEGTPFFTIEARIPVVEAFGFSEDIRKKTSGAASPQLVFDGFDMLDIDPFWIPHTEEELEELGEFAERENVARRYMNTIRRRKGLFVDEKVVKNAEKQRTLKKD from the coding sequence ATGAAGTTATCCACGGAGACGGTTAATAAATTGCAGCTGGATGCATctaatattagaaatatctGTATCTTGGCGCATGTCGATCATGGTAAAACCTCTTTAAGTGATTCGCTTCTTGCTACTAATGGGATTATCTCGCAGAGAATGGCAGGAAAGGTTAGATATTTGGACTCTCGAGAAGATGAGCAATTGAGAGGTATAACAATGGAAGCATCTGCTATATCGCTATATTTCAAGGTTATGCGTCGTAAAGAATCCAAGGAAGGACAAGCAGAACCAGAAACCGAAATCAAAGAGcatttgatcaatttgaTCGATTCGCCAGGTCATATTGACTTTTCTTCGGAAGTCTCTACTGCATCGAGACTATGTGATGGTGCTGTTGTCTTAGTAGATGTTGTTGAAGGTGTCTGTTCTCAAACAATTAACGTTTTGAGACAATGTTGGATTGACTCTTTGAAGCCAATTTTGgttttaaataaaattgatagaTTAGTAACTGAGTGGAAATTGACCCCATTGGAAGCCTATCAGCATTTATCAAGAGTTATAGAACAAGTTAATTCTGTTATTGGTTCATTTTACGCAGGAGAAAGGATGGAGGACGATATGATTTGGAGAGAAAAAGGTGAGATTGGTgagtttattgaaaaagacGATGAAGACATCTATTTTTCTCCTGAGAAAAATAATGTTATATTCTCATCGGCTGTTGATGGTTGGGCCTTTTCTATTAATACCTTTGCAAAGATCTATCTGGCGAAATTGGGATTTTCACACAATGTTTTATCAAAAACCTTATGGGGTGATTTTTACCTTGATatgaaaaacaagaaaatcatTCCTGGTAAAAAACTTAAAACAACCAACAACTCAGCGAAGCCTTTATTTGTTTCCTTAATTTTAGAACAAATATGGTCTATTTATGAACATTGTATCATGGAGAGAAATCAAGAGAAGcttgaaaaaataatagaaaaattAGGAACTCAAGTGAATCCAAGAGATTTACGTTCAAAAGAATACAAGAAGTTGTTGAACTTGATTATGTCGCAATGGATTCCAGTAAGTCATGCATTATTGGGCGCTGTTATAGAATCCATTCCAAGTCCAATTATTGCACAACAGAAAAGAATAGGCAAGTTATTAGATGAATGTATTTATGATGCCGTTGATGATACCAAAGAGAAATCGAGTTTACTTGATCCCGCATTCGAGCAGGCTATGCTTAATTGTGATTCTTCTGATCCAGAAAACCACACCATGGCCTACGTTTCcaaaatgatttcaattccCGAGGAAGATTTACCGAAAGATGTTGCTGCAGGTGCTGTTTTGACTGCAGAAGAAATCATGGAAAGGGGACGAAAGGCAAGAGAATTAGCTAAAAAGGCTTCAGAAGCAGCTGCTGTTTTGCAAGATAGTAGAACACAGGATGAGTTTAGTTTGCCCCAACAAGCTAAAGACCCGTTCGAATGggaatttgaagaagatgattttgaagaggaagagactgatgaagatgataacCTAACCACTCCAGAAACCCTCATAGCATTTACTCGTATTTATTCGGGGTCATTAATTAAAGGTCAAACTATTACTGTTGTTGGTCCAAAATACGATCCTTCCATACCCAACGACCACGAAAATAACAAAGATCAAATTTCACATAACATTGAAATCAAggatttatttttgatcaTGGGTAAGGAATTTGTTAAAATGGATAAGGTTCCTGCCGGTAATATTGTTGGTGTTGTTGGTCTTGATTCAATTGTGTTAAAAAATGCAACATTATGTTCAGAAATTAAGGATAAACCTTATGTGAAtttagcttcttcttcgacaTTGATACATAATAAGCCTATTATGAAGGTCGCAGTTGAGCCTACTAATCCAAGTAGATTAGGTAAATTAGAAAGGGGACTTGATATGCTTTCTAAGGCAGACCCTATATTGGAATGGTATGTCGACGATGACTCTGgtgaaattattatatgtGTTGCTGGTGAACTTCACTTAGAAAGAAGCTTGAAGGATTTAGAGGAAAGGTTCGCTAAAGGTTGTGAAGTCAGTGTGAAGGAACCAGTTATTCCTTTCAGAGAAGGACTCGCAATTCACCAACCGGATAATCgtgatgaagatgaagacgaagaaattgTATTGGAAGGTGTAGATTTagattttgatatcttCCCATTACCGATAGAAGTAACTAAgtttttaattaataacGAAGCTGAAATCGCCAATATGGTAAATGTCAGCCGGAAAACAGCTTCATCATCGGACAGTTCGTTGCAATTTAAGGAAAGGCTTATAACATGTTTTGAAGAAAGTGATGATGTTGACCGCATCAAGCAGGAGACTGGCTTCAGACTGCTTGCAGATCTTGTTGATAGTATCGTTTCGTTGGGACCAAAGAGAGTGGGCCCCAACGTACTCATTGAGAGTaaatccaataataacCAAATGAGACGCTTGTTCAACAAAAGTACTGAAAGTactaaatttgaattcgaaAACAACGTATTAAATGGGTTCCAGCTTGCGATGAACGAAGGGCCTTTGGCATCTGAATCCATGCAAGGGGTTTTAGTGGTCCTTCGCAAGAGTGAAACATCGCAAGATGTTGATATAGATGAATCTAAAGTTTCTAATCTCCCAGGAAGAGTCATCACATTTACTCGTGATTTGATCCATCAATCTTTCTTGCTGAAAGCTCCTCGTTTGTTTTTGGCTATGTACACATGTGATATTCAGGCCTCAGCTGAAGTTTTGGGTAAGGTGTATGCCGTTGTCCAAAAAAGAGGTGGTGCTATCATATCAGAAGAAATGAAGGAGGGTACTCCATTTTTCACCATTGAAGCACGTATTCCTGTGGTCGAAGCATTTGGTTTCTCCGAAGATATCAGAAAGAAGACATCGGGTGCTGCTAGTCCACAATTAGTTTTCGACGGTTTCGATATGTTAGATATCGATCCATTTTGGATTCCACatacagaagaagaacttGAAGAACTTGGTGAATTCGCTGAAAGAGAAAACGTTGCAAGAAGATATATGAATACAATTAGAAGACGTAAGGGTTTATTCGTTGATGAAAAGGTCGTCAAGAATGCAGAGAAACAAAGAACTTTGAAGAAGGATTAG